In Terriglobia bacterium, the following are encoded in one genomic region:
- a CDS encoding acetyl-CoA carboxylase carboxyltransferase subunit alpha: MDSAEQAKQELENIEQQVRHLEKAAGENQEARRQLQTLQEQIEALRRQVTSHLGPWQKTELARHPQRPYTLDYIERIFTDWSEMHGDRGFSDDPAIVCGMAKFHGEDVAVIGTQKGRDAKQRVYRNFGMPNPEGYRKALRVMRFAEKFRRPIFTLVDTPGAYPGLGAEERGQAEAIAHNLREMARLRVPILTTITGEGGSGGALAIAVGDRVLMMENAIYSVISPEGCASIMWRDASKRELAAAAMKITADDLSRFRLVDEVVPEPPGGAQNDWDAAARMLDKRLQANLAQLKAKSPEELTAQRYDKFRRIAQAFTE; encoded by the coding sequence ATGGATTCTGCCGAACAGGCAAAACAGGAACTCGAAAATATCGAGCAGCAAGTCCGCCACCTGGAGAAGGCCGCTGGCGAGAACCAGGAAGCCCGCCGCCAACTGCAAACTCTCCAGGAACAGATCGAGGCCCTGCGCCGGCAGGTCACCTCCCATCTCGGTCCGTGGCAGAAGACCGAACTGGCCCGCCACCCGCAGCGCCCGTATACGCTCGACTACATCGAGCGCATCTTCACCGACTGGAGCGAGATGCACGGCGACCGCGGCTTTTCCGACGATCCGGCGATCGTGTGCGGCATGGCGAAATTTCACGGCGAGGATGTCGCCGTCATCGGCACGCAGAAGGGACGCGACGCCAAGCAACGGGTGTACCGCAATTTCGGCATGCCGAATCCCGAGGGTTATCGCAAGGCCCTGCGTGTGATGCGCTTCGCGGAAAAATTCCGCCGGCCGATTTTCACCCTTGTGGACACGCCCGGCGCCTATCCCGGGCTGGGCGCCGAAGAGCGCGGGCAGGCGGAAGCCATCGCCCACAACCTGCGCGAGATGGCGCGCCTGCGCGTACCCATCCTCACCACTATCACGGGCGAGGGCGGCAGCGGCGGCGCGCTCGCCATCGCCGTCGGCGACCGCGTACTCATGATGGAGAACGCCATCTACTCCGTCATTTCGCCGGAGGGCTGCGCCTCCATCATGTGGCGAGACGCGTCCAAGAGGGAACTGGCGGCCGCGGCGATGAAGATCACCGCCGACGACCTGAGCCGGTTTCGCCTGGTCGACGAAGTCGTGCCGGAACCACCGGGCGGCGCGCAGAACGATTGGGATGCCGCCGCGCGCATGCTCGATAAGCGTCTGCAAGCCAATCTTGCCCAGCTCAAGGCGAAGTCGCCCGAGGAGCTGACGGCGCAGCGTTACGACAAGTTTCGCAGGATCGCGCAGGCCTTCACCGAGTAG
- a CDS encoding Crp/Fnr family transcriptional regulator, with amino-acid sequence MATATVNKTTILSEIFHDMPPALIKELERLEFTTSYPSDAVLFVEGQTPRGVFMVLRGRVKLSVCSRDGKTLILRIAKAGEVLGISASVSSHAYEATAETLEASEISFVKRADILRLMHEHNHLALWLAENLSHEYSFTCREVRNLMLAESASGRLARFLVESLDKNGTPQQPGCMKLGLTHEEMAQMIGSSRETVTRTLAAFKKRHLVEQNGATFIIRDRMALESMVPA; translated from the coding sequence ATGGCGACTGCAACCGTAAACAAGACGACGATACTGAGCGAGATCTTCCACGACATGCCTCCGGCATTGATCAAAGAGCTTGAAAGACTGGAGTTCACGACCAGCTATCCGAGCGACGCTGTTCTGTTCGTTGAAGGGCAGACGCCCCGCGGAGTCTTCATGGTGCTGCGCGGACGGGTGAAGCTTTCGGTGTGCTCACGCGATGGAAAGACACTGATTCTGCGGATTGCCAAGGCAGGTGAAGTGCTGGGCATCAGCGCCTCGGTTTCGTCGCACGCGTATGAAGCGACGGCGGAAACGTTGGAGGCCTCGGAGATCAGCTTTGTGAAGCGAGCGGACATATTGCGGCTCATGCATGAGCACAACCACTTGGCGCTGTGGCTGGCGGAGAACTTGAGCCACGAATACAGCTTCACTTGCCGCGAGGTACGCAACCTGATGCTGGCCGAGTCAGCCAGCGGAAGGCTGGCGCGCTTCCTGGTGGAGAGTCTCGACAAGAACGGCACACCGCAACAACCCGGCTGCATGAAACTGGGTCTGACGCACGAGGAGATGGCGCAGATGATCGGATCCTCGCGGGAAACGGTCACGCGCACGCTGGCGGCATTCAAGAAGCGGCACCTGGTGGAACAGAACGGCGCCACCTTCATCATTCGCGATCGCATGGCGCTGGAATCCATGGTCCCGGCCTGA
- the dnaE gene encoding DNA polymerase III subunit alpha: MCEFVHLHLHTDYSLLDGACDIDKLVTRVQQLGMPAVAMTDHGNIFGAFNFFNAATKAGVKPIIGCELYVCTKDDHNIERTPPDGDTYNHLLVLAENEEGYRNLVKITSEASLHGFYYKPRISKRFLAEHTRGLIGLSGCLKGEVAERLMEGKYDAAKKAAGQFADIFGKQNFYVEIQNQGLEQEQTINPALHKLSRELDLPLVATNDSHYLCEDDWHAQDVMVCIQTGKYIQDTNRLKFQTRHFYVKNYDEMLQMFGDTPEVLRRTLDIAARCNLKLEKIRDPFPHFEVPPGFTLDSYFEHVARQGFAQRLGMIRESGRQGRVKHPIGDYEQRLAREIAIIRQMQFSGYFLIVWDFIRWARERGIPVGPGRGSAAGSLVSYAMGITDLDPLQHELLFERFLNPERVSMPDIDVDFCMNRRGEVIHYVTEKYGRDNVAQIITFGTLMAKAAIKDVGRAMQIPYSDVDRIAKMVPATLNITLKQALQDSPPLQQAYDSEPQVKELIDTAQRLEGLVRNAGVHAAGVVISPQPLIDLVPLHKTKNDEIVTAFDMKAIEKMGLLKMDFLGLTTLTILDDALKLIRQTRGEELDWNKIPLDDKPTYEKVFHGGLTSGVFQFESHGMRDVLRRYKPNTVEDLTALNALYRPGPIQGGMIDDFIERKWGRRKIEYELPELEPILRETLGVIVYQEQVMQIANRLAGYSLGEADILRRAMGKKDPDEMAKQRDRFVRGATERGFPQRKVEKIFELMEQFAGYGFNKSHSAAYALLAYQTAYLKTHYAVEFMAALLTSVTGSTDDVVKYINECREMGIAVEPPDINVSDANFTPHGQAIRFGLAAIKNVGQNAIESIVAARQKIGRLRSFFDFCENVDLRLLNKRVLESLIKSGAMDSLGRRKQLFDAVDRAMERGQKTQRDLDAGQHGLFGVFDGPQEQAPKAEYLDGAEWDEHQRLAAEKEILGFFITGHPLQKYESKLQDFAALSTQEICAMKQSTGKDEIFTAGIITHVCVAKSRKGDLYAQGVLEDMFGTVDMIVFPEAYRRLADKVKLEVPVLVKAGVRVEEGANPKVLVGDIEPLEQARPKLPRALRIRVPLETATVETVDVLHAHCTSHPGEAKILFDLERADDFMVIMEPEGYNVQPDRAFIARVEELCGRGSVRIVD, translated from the coding sequence ATGTGTGAATTTGTTCATCTCCACCTGCACACCGATTACTCCCTGCTCGATGGCGCCTGCGACATAGACAAGCTGGTTACGCGCGTCCAGCAGCTCGGCATGCCTGCCGTGGCCATGACCGACCACGGCAACATCTTCGGCGCGTTCAATTTTTTCAACGCCGCGACCAAGGCGGGCGTCAAGCCGATCATCGGCTGCGAGCTCTACGTCTGCACCAAGGACGACCACAACATCGAGCGCACCCCGCCCGACGGCGACACTTACAACCATCTGCTCGTGTTGGCCGAGAACGAGGAGGGATACCGCAACCTGGTAAAGATCACCAGCGAGGCTTCGCTGCACGGCTTTTATTACAAGCCGCGCATCTCGAAACGGTTTCTGGCCGAACACACGCGCGGGCTGATCGGATTGTCGGGGTGCCTGAAGGGCGAGGTCGCCGAGCGCCTGATGGAAGGCAAGTACGACGCCGCGAAAAAAGCCGCGGGGCAGTTCGCCGACATCTTCGGTAAGCAGAATTTTTACGTCGAAATCCAGAACCAGGGCCTCGAGCAGGAACAAACTATCAATCCCGCGCTGCACAAACTCTCGCGCGAGCTGGACCTGCCGCTGGTCGCTACCAACGACAGTCATTACCTCTGCGAGGACGACTGGCACGCGCAGGATGTCATGGTCTGCATCCAGACCGGCAAGTACATTCAGGACACCAACCGGCTGAAATTCCAGACACGGCATTTCTACGTTAAGAACTACGACGAGATGCTGCAGATGTTCGGCGACACGCCGGAAGTGCTGCGCCGCACGCTGGACATCGCCGCCCGCTGCAACCTCAAGCTGGAGAAAATCCGCGACCCGTTCCCGCATTTCGAGGTTCCCCCTGGGTTCACGCTCGACAGCTACTTCGAGCATGTCGCGCGCCAAGGATTCGCGCAGCGTCTGGGCATGATCCGGGAATCCGGGCGGCAGGGCCGCGTCAAGCACCCGATCGGCGATTACGAGCAGCGCCTGGCGCGCGAGATCGCAATCATCCGCCAGATGCAATTCTCGGGATATTTCCTGATCGTGTGGGACTTCATCCGCTGGGCTCGAGAGCGCGGCATACCGGTCGGCCCGGGACGCGGTTCCGCCGCCGGGTCGCTGGTGTCGTACGCGATGGGGATCACCGATCTCGACCCGCTGCAGCACGAGTTGCTGTTCGAGCGCTTCCTCAATCCCGAGCGCGTGTCCATGCCCGATATCGACGTCGACTTCTGCATGAACCGGCGCGGCGAGGTCATCCATTACGTCACCGAGAAATACGGCCGCGACAACGTGGCGCAGATCATCACCTTCGGCACGCTGATGGCGAAGGCTGCGATCAAGGACGTGGGCCGCGCCATGCAGATCCCCTACAGCGACGTCGACCGCATCGCCAAGATGGTCCCGGCAACGCTGAACATCACCCTTAAGCAGGCGCTCCAGGACTCGCCTCCACTGCAGCAGGCGTATGACAGCGAGCCGCAGGTCAAGGAGCTGATTGATACCGCCCAGCGCCTCGAGGGACTGGTGCGCAATGCGGGCGTGCACGCGGCCGGCGTGGTCATCTCGCCGCAGCCGCTGATCGATCTGGTCCCGCTCCACAAGACCAAGAACGACGAAATCGTCACCGCCTTCGACATGAAGGCGATCGAAAAGATGGGCCTGCTGAAGATGGACTTTCTCGGGCTCACCACGCTGACCATTCTTGACGACGCGCTCAAGCTCATCCGCCAAACCCGCGGCGAAGAGCTCGACTGGAACAAGATCCCACTCGACGACAAACCAACCTACGAGAAGGTATTCCACGGCGGGCTGACCAGCGGCGTCTTCCAGTTTGAATCGCACGGCATGCGCGATGTGCTGCGGCGCTACAAGCCGAACACGGTGGAAGATCTCACCGCCTTGAACGCACTCTACCGCCCCGGCCCCATCCAGGGTGGCATGATTGACGACTTCATCGAGCGCAAGTGGGGCCGCCGGAAAATCGAATACGAGCTGCCGGAGCTGGAGCCGATCCTGCGCGAGACGCTCGGCGTCATCGTCTACCAGGAACAGGTAATGCAGATTGCCAACCGCCTCGCCGGCTATTCGCTCGGGGAAGCCGACATCCTGCGCCGCGCCATGGGCAAGAAAGATCCCGACGAAATGGCGAAGCAGCGCGACCGCTTCGTGCGTGGAGCGACGGAGCGCGGCTTCCCGCAACGAAAGGTGGAAAAGATTTTCGAACTGATGGAGCAATTCGCGGGCTACGGCTTCAACAAGTCGCACTCCGCCGCCTACGCTCTGCTCGCCTATCAGACCGCCTATCTGAAGACGCATTATGCGGTCGAATTCATGGCGGCGCTGCTGACCTCCGTGACCGGCAGCACGGACGACGTCGTGAAGTACATCAACGAGTGCCGCGAGATGGGCATTGCCGTCGAGCCGCCTGACATCAACGTCAGCGACGCCAACTTCACCCCCCACGGGCAGGCAATCCGGTTTGGATTGGCGGCCATCAAGAACGTCGGCCAAAACGCGATCGAATCCATCGTCGCCGCCCGCCAGAAAATCGGGCGTCTCCGCTCGTTCTTCGACTTCTGCGAAAACGTGGACCTGCGTCTGTTGAATAAGCGCGTTCTGGAATCGCTCATCAAAAGCGGCGCCATGGATTCCCTGGGCCGCCGCAAGCAACTCTTCGACGCCGTAGATAGAGCCATGGAGCGCGGCCAGAAGACGCAGCGCGACCTGGACGCCGGCCAGCATGGGCTGTTTGGCGTCTTCGACGGGCCGCAGGAGCAAGCGCCGAAGGCCGAGTATCTCGACGGCGCCGAGTGGGACGAGCACCAGCGCCTCGCCGCCGAAAAGGAAATCCTGGGCTTCTTCATCACCGGACATCCGCTGCAAAAGTACGAGTCGAAGCTGCAGGATTTCGCCGCGCTCTCCACCCAGGAAATCTGCGCCATGAAGCAGAGCACCGGCAAGGACGAAATTTTCACCGCCGGCATCATCACCCACGTCTGCGTGGCCAAGTCGCGCAAGGGCGACCTCTACGCGCAGGGCGTGCTGGAAGACATGTTCGGCACGGTGGACATGATCGTATTCCCGGAAGCGTACCGGCGCCTGGCGGACAAAGTGAAGCTCGAGGTTCCGGTGCTGGTGAAGGCCGGCGTGCGCGTCGAGGAAGGCGCCAATCCCAAAGTCCTGGTCGGCGACATCGAGCCGCTGGAGCAGGCCCGGCCCAAGCTGCCGCGCGCCCTCCGCATCCGCGTGCCCCTGGAGACCGCGACCGTCGAGACCGTCGACGTACTGCACGCGCACTGCACATCGCATCCCGGCGAGGCCAAGATATTGTTCGACCTGGAACGTGCTGACGACTTCATGGTGATCATGGAGCCGGAGGGCTATAATGTGCAACCGGACCGGGCATTCATTGCGCGGGTAGAGGAGCTATGCGGGCGCGGCAGTGTCCGCATTGTGGACTAA
- a CDS encoding PAS domain S-box protein — translation MNPLSFIVEADFAAFVDAIPDAVAIVDERGRIVLVNKQTEKLFGYAATELTGQPIEILIPERFRQNHPHHRKSFEQNPRARPMGTGLDLCGLRKNRSEFPVEISLSPLKTRANSMVIAAIRDVTERKEREEALWKLNRRLEAEKAYRSLVEHAPYGIYRAGVEDDNFLAVNPALMQMLGYEHEHELLRLSIGSDVYRDPADRVAHLEMSRKQRHFQGVEVEWKRKDGSPLYVRLSGRRGSEESGPEYLDVVAEDVTQRRKLEEQFQKAQRLEAIARLAGGVAHDFNNLLGVITGYAFMLLNEVPAGPMRDRIDGILQAAGSAATLTRDLLAVSRSQVLQPTVLDLNTVVKDTEKILLRVISEDIRLRNQLEAQLGRVKLDRTQIEQVLLNLVINARDAMPAGGEIRIQTANAHLDESYSNAHAGVQAGDYVVLEVVDSGKGMDRATQARVFEPFFTTKSPDKGTGLGLASVYGIVHQSGGHIWLYSEPGIGTTFKIYFPRVYDRAEAAAARRPPATFRGTETVLLVEDHALLRKVTTEMIRDMGYSVLVADGPEAALEIARDREIHLLVTDVVMPDMNGLTLRDRIVAMRPQIRTLLMSGYSGDVISQYGDIGVGTGLLAKPFTAESLGAQMRSLLDLK, via the coding sequence ATGAATCCACTCTCCTTCATCGTCGAGGCCGATTTCGCAGCGTTTGTGGACGCCATACCGGACGCGGTCGCGATCGTTGACGAGCGCGGGCGGATCGTGCTGGTCAATAAGCAAACCGAGAAGTTGTTCGGGTATGCCGCGACGGAATTGACGGGGCAGCCGATTGAGATTCTGATTCCCGAGCGCTTCCGGCAAAACCATCCCCATCACCGGAAATCGTTCGAGCAAAATCCGCGGGCCAGGCCCATGGGCACGGGACTTGATTTGTGCGGACTGAGGAAGAACCGCAGCGAGTTCCCGGTCGAGATCAGCCTAAGTCCGTTGAAGACGCGCGCCAATTCCATGGTGATCGCGGCGATTCGAGACGTGACCGAACGCAAAGAGCGCGAGGAAGCGTTGTGGAAGCTGAACCGGCGACTGGAGGCGGAAAAAGCCTATCGCTCGCTGGTGGAGCACGCCCCGTACGGCATTTACCGGGCAGGAGTGGAAGACGATAACTTCCTGGCGGTGAATCCGGCGCTGATGCAAATGCTGGGTTATGAACATGAACACGAACTGCTGCGCCTGAGCATTGGCAGCGACGTGTATCGCGATCCCGCCGATCGCGTCGCCCACCTGGAGATGAGCCGCAAGCAACGGCACTTCCAAGGCGTGGAAGTCGAGTGGAAGCGGAAGGACGGCAGCCCGCTTTACGTGCGGCTGTCCGGCCGGCGCGGCAGCGAGGAATCCGGCCCGGAGTACCTGGATGTGGTGGCGGAAGACGTCACGCAGCGGCGTAAGCTCGAAGAACAGTTCCAGAAAGCGCAACGACTGGAAGCGATCGCCAGGCTGGCGGGGGGCGTTGCCCACGACTTCAACAACCTGCTGGGCGTGATCACCGGCTACGCTTTCATGTTGCTCAATGAAGTCCCCGCGGGTCCCATGCGGGACAGGATCGACGGCATCCTGCAGGCAGCCGGCAGCGCGGCGACGCTGACTCGCGATTTGTTGGCGGTCAGCCGCAGCCAGGTGCTGCAACCAACGGTCCTGGACTTGAACACGGTGGTGAAAGACACCGAGAAAATCCTGTTGCGTGTCATTAGCGAAGACATACGCCTGCGCAACCAACTGGAAGCCCAGTTGGGACGCGTCAAGCTGGATCGCACGCAGATCGAGCAAGTCCTGCTGAACCTGGTCATCAACGCGCGCGACGCCATGCCTGCCGGCGGCGAGATACGCATCCAGACCGCCAATGCCCACCTGGACGAAAGCTACAGCAATGCCCATGCCGGAGTGCAGGCGGGAGACTACGTGGTGCTCGAGGTGGTGGATAGCGGCAAAGGGATGGACCGGGCCACGCAGGCGCGTGTGTTCGAGCCGTTCTTTACGACCAAGTCTCCGGACAAGGGAACCGGCCTTGGCTTGGCCAGCGTCTACGGCATCGTCCACCAGAGTGGCGGCCACATCTGGCTGTACAGCGAGCCTGGAATCGGCACGACCTTCAAGATCTATTTCCCGCGGGTTTACGATCGCGCCGAAGCCGCCGCCGCGCGGCGTCCCCCCGCCACGTTTCGCGGAACCGAAACCGTTCTGCTGGTCGAGGACCACGCCCTGCTGCGCAAAGTCACAACCGAGATGATCCGCGACATGGGCTACTCGGTGCTGGTGGCCGACGGGCCGGAGGCCGCCCTGGAAATCGCACGCGACCGCGAAATCCATCTGCTGGTGACCGACGTGGTCATGCCGGACATGAATGGGCTGACGTTGAGAGACAGGATCGTAGCGATGCGCCCGCAAATCAGGACGCTGCTGATGTCGGGATATTCGGGAGACGTGATCTCGCAATATGGCGATATCGGCGTCGGGACCGGGCTGCTGGCCAAACCTTTCACCGCCGAATCCTTGGGCGCGCAGATGAGGTCCCTGCTGGACCTGAAATAG
- a CDS encoding 2-oxoacid:ferredoxin oxidoreductase subunit beta: protein MATTPTSTPQPKTNRIGLTVIDYRGGKSTLCAGCGHNAISERIIDAMYEMGVPPERVIKPSGIGCSSKSPAYFMSRSHSFNAVHGRMPSVTTGALLANRKLIALGVSGDGDTASIGIGQFVHLMRRNLPMIYIIEDNGVYGLTKGQFSATADLGSKLKSGVINDLPPIDTCSLAIMLGATYVGRSFSGDKKQLLAMLKAAIAHNGTAMLDVISPCVTFNDHEGSTKSYKFTKDHDEPLQEVSFVPAFEDINVEYDAGTMVDVTMHDGSRLRMRKIEEEYDPTNKAEALKRLAEAHDKGEVLTGVFYLNPKAPTFLELLNIADDPLATLPESAVRPSRQVLEECMEELR from the coding sequence ATGGCGACCACACCGACTTCCACGCCCCAGCCCAAGACCAACCGCATCGGCCTGACGGTGATCGACTACCGCGGCGGCAAGAGCACGCTGTGCGCCGGCTGCGGCCATAACGCCATCTCGGAACGCATTATTGACGCCATGTACGAAATGGGCGTGCCGCCCGAGCGCGTGATCAAGCCCTCCGGCATCGGCTGCTCCTCCAAAAGCCCCGCCTATTTCATGAGCCGCTCGCACAGCTTCAACGCGGTGCACGGCCGCATGCCGTCGGTCACGACCGGAGCCTTGCTGGCGAACCGAAAACTGATCGCGCTCGGCGTCAGCGGCGACGGTGACACCGCCTCCATCGGCATCGGGCAGTTCGTGCACTTGATGCGCCGCAACCTGCCCATGATTTACATCATCGAGGACAACGGCGTGTACGGCCTCACCAAGGGCCAGTTCTCGGCCACGGCCGATCTCGGCTCCAAGCTGAAGTCAGGCGTGATCAATGACCTGCCGCCGATCGATACCTGCTCGCTCGCCATCATGCTGGGCGCCACCTACGTCGGCCGCTCGTTCTCCGGCGACAAAAAGCAACTGCTCGCCATGCTGAAGGCGGCCATTGCGCACAACGGCACCGCCATGCTCGACGTGATTTCGCCGTGCGTGACCTTCAACGACCACGAGGGTTCGACCAAGTCGTACAAGTTCACCAAGGACCATGACGAGCCGTTGCAGGAAGTCAGCTTCGTGCCCGCGTTCGAGGACATCAACGTGGAGTACGATGCCGGGACAATGGTGGACGTGACGATGCACGACGGATCGCGTTTGCGCATGCGCAAGATTGAGGAAGAATACGATCCCACCAACAAGGCGGAAGCCCTCAAGCGGCTCGCCGAGGCCCACGACAAGGGCGAGGTGCTTACCGGCGTCTTCTATTTGAACCCGAAAGCGCCCACCTTCCTGGAATTGCTCAATATCGCCGACGATCCGCTGGCTACCTTGCCGGAATCGGCGGTCCGTCCCTCGCGCCAGGTGCTGGAAGAGTGCATGGAGGAGCTGCGGTAG
- the ybgF gene encoding tol-pal system protein YbgF, whose protein sequence is MKTLKLLLPLALLAAATPAFPVAKEIIQLQTQVQALQDQMSRMQQSFDERMGVMRNLIESTTDKMNQINASLAELQRTIKQQQAEGGTRTDQVSGQIQALNDSVDELKARIGKIGNQLDAMQNAQTTLPPGATPGQPGGTQQQAPPPEVLYNNALRDYNAAKYDLASQEFADYLKYYPNTDLAGNAQYYLADLEYRQGNYEQAARDYDKVLEQYPSGNKAPAAQLKKGFALLELGRRTDGIRELNSLIQRYPRSLEADQARKRLASLGARPSGTRPARKPSGE, encoded by the coding sequence ATGAAAACTTTGAAACTCTTGCTTCCGCTAGCGCTTTTGGCCGCCGCAACGCCCGCCTTCCCGGTCGCCAAGGAGATTATCCAGCTCCAGACGCAGGTGCAGGCGCTGCAGGACCAGATGTCGCGCATGCAACAGTCCTTTGACGAGCGCATGGGCGTAATGCGCAACCTGATCGAGTCCACCACCGACAAGATGAACCAGATTAACGCCTCGCTGGCCGAGCTGCAGCGCACCATCAAGCAGCAACAGGCCGAAGGCGGCACGCGTACCGACCAGGTTTCGGGACAAATCCAGGCGCTCAATGACTCCGTGGATGAGCTCAAGGCACGCATCGGCAAGATCGGCAACCAGCTCGATGCCATGCAGAACGCGCAGACCACGCTGCCACCGGGCGCGACACCCGGGCAACCCGGCGGAACCCAGCAGCAGGCGCCTCCGCCCGAAGTGCTCTACAACAACGCGCTGCGCGACTACAACGCGGCCAAGTACGATCTGGCCTCGCAGGAATTCGCCGATTACCTGAAGTACTACCCGAACACCGATCTGGCGGGGAACGCGCAGTACTATCTCGCCGACCTCGAATACCGTCAGGGCAATTACGAGCAGGCGGCGAGAGACTACGACAAAGTCCTGGAGCAATATCCGAGCGGCAACAAGGCGCCGGCGGCGCAGCTGAAAAAAGGATTCGCGCTGTTGGAGCTGGGACGGCGCACCGACGGCATCCGCGAATTGAACAGCCTGATTCAGCGCTATCCGCGGTCCCTGGAAGCCGACCAGGCGCGCAAGCGGCTGGCCTCGCTGGGCGCGCGCCCCAGCGGCACGCGTCCTGCCCGCAAACCGAGTGGGGAATGA
- a CDS encoding 2-oxoacid:acceptor oxidoreductase subunit alpha has protein sequence MATTEIGPRELSSRVERKPVVNDFSLQVATVNGSGSQSANTVLLRTIFQMGIPVSGKNLFPSNIAGLPTWYTIRASKDGYIARKKEIDFLVAMNPETAQEDVMSLAPGAAALYDEPLDLRSLRQDLTFYSVPFDKLVAPVCPEAKLRKLVKNMVYVGVVARLLNLDPVEMEKAIRKQFGRKVRAADLNVGAAKAGYDYAASSLTKADPFTIERMDKTRGQIIIDGNSAAALGCMFAGVTVVTWYPITPSSSLVETLIDYMKQYRIGKDGRATFAIVQAEDELAAIGMVLGAAWAGARSMTSTSGPGISLMAEFTGLGYYVEVPAVVWDIQRVGPSTGMPTRTAQGDVLSTAFLSHGDTQHILLFPASVHECFSMAGDAFDLAEQFQTPVFVLSDLDLGMNNWMSEPFQYPEKPIRRGKVLSKQDLDRLGGFARYKDVDGDGIGYRTLPGTDHPAAAYFTRGSGHNEKAQYSERPDDYVNNMERLSHKFETARAHVPKPEIVQNGRSKIGIIAYGTSHWALVESRDQLRNEYGVEADYLRIRAFPFNRDVHEFVASHDRVYVVDQNRDAQMMALLKLDLNVAHLTKLRSVRHFNGLPIDARSITDEIISQEGR, from the coding sequence ATGGCTACGACTGAAATCGGTCCCCGCGAACTCTCCAGCCGCGTGGAGCGGAAGCCGGTGGTCAACGACTTCTCGCTCCAGGTCGCGACGGTGAACGGTTCCGGGTCGCAATCGGCCAACACCGTGCTCTTGCGCACCATTTTCCAGATGGGCATCCCGGTCTCGGGCAAGAACCTGTTTCCCTCCAACATCGCCGGGCTGCCGACCTGGTACACCATCCGCGCCAGCAAAGACGGTTACATCGCGCGCAAGAAGGAAATCGATTTCCTGGTGGCCATGAACCCGGAGACCGCACAGGAAGATGTCATGTCGCTCGCGCCAGGGGCTGCGGCGCTCTACGACGAGCCGCTGGATCTGCGCTCCCTTCGCCAGGATCTAACCTTCTACTCCGTCCCGTTCGACAAGCTGGTCGCCCCGGTCTGCCCGGAAGCCAAGCTGCGCAAGCTGGTCAAGAACATGGTCTACGTCGGCGTGGTGGCGCGGTTGCTCAACCTCGACCCGGTGGAGATGGAGAAAGCCATCCGCAAACAGTTCGGGCGGAAAGTTAGGGCCGCCGACCTCAACGTCGGCGCCGCCAAGGCGGGATACGACTACGCGGCTTCGTCGCTGACCAAGGCGGATCCCTTCACGATCGAGCGCATGGACAAGACGCGCGGCCAAATTATCATTGACGGCAACTCGGCGGCCGCGCTGGGCTGCATGTTCGCCGGCGTGACGGTGGTGACCTGGTACCCGATTACGCCCTCGTCGTCGCTTGTCGAAACGCTCATCGATTACATGAAGCAATACCGCATCGGCAAAGATGGCAGAGCCACTTTTGCCATCGTGCAGGCGGAAGACGAACTCGCCGCCATCGGCATGGTGCTGGGCGCGGCCTGGGCCGGTGCGCGCTCCATGACCTCCACTTCCGGTCCCGGCATATCGCTCATGGCCGAGTTCACCGGCCTCGGCTACTACGTCGAAGTGCCGGCGGTCGTTTGGGACATCCAGCGCGTTGGGCCTTCCACCGGCATGCCCACCCGTACCGCGCAGGGTGACGTGCTTTCCACCGCGTTCCTGTCGCACGGTGACACCCAGCACATCCTTCTGTTTCCCGCCTCGGTGCACGAGTGCTTCAGCATGGCCGGTGACGCCTTCGATCTGGCGGAGCAATTCCAGACGCCGGTGTTCGTGCTCTCCGATCTCGATCTCGGGATGAACAACTGGATGTCGGAGCCGTTCCAGTATCCCGAAAAACCGATCCGCCGCGGCAAGGTGCTGAGCAAGCAAGACCTCGACCGGCTAGGCGGTTTCGCGCGCTACAAGGACGTGGACGGCGACGGCATCGGCTATCGCACGCTCCCCGGCACCGACCATCCCGCGGCGGCGTACTTCACGCGCGGCAGCGGCCACAACGAAAAGGCGCAGTACAGCGAGCGTCCCGACGATTACGTCAACAACATGGAGCGGCTGAGCCACAAATTCGAGACCGCGCGCGCGCACGTTCCCAAGCCGGAAATCGTGCAGAACGGCAGGTCGAAGATAGGCATCATCGCCTACGGCACTTCGCACTGGGCGCTGGTGGAAAGCCGCGACCAGTTGCGCAACGAATACGGCGTCGAAGCCGATTACCTGCGCATTCGGGCCTTCCCCTTCAACCGCGACGTGCACGAGTTCGTCGCCTCGCACGACCGCGTCTATGTAGTGGACCAGAACCGCGACGCGCAGATGATGGCGCTGCTCAAGCTCGATCTCAACGTCGCCCATCTCACCAAGCTGCGCAGCGTGCGTCATTTCAACGGCCTGCCCATTGACGCGCGTTCCATCACCGACGAGATCATTTCGCAGGAGGGCCGATAA